TGGGTTTTTCGACGGGGAAGGTTTCCAGCAGGGCGTCAAACACCGGCCGCGCCGTCGGCGGCAACGCCACGACGATGTGGCTTACGTCCGGGCAGGCGGCCAGCCGGCGCAGCGTGTGAATGATGATGGGACAGCCGGCAAGTTCGAGAAACTGTTTCGGGCGGTCAGCGCCAAACCGGGCACCAAGCCCACCGGCCGGAACAATGGCAACAGCCGTCATGCCCGGGCTTCAAGGATCATCGGCATGCCGTACTTCGGGCGCAGGGTGATGAGCGGCTCCGGCACGACGCGCGCTTCAGGGGCCAGGCGCAGGCGCCACTTCTGCGCCAGGGTCGCCAGAATGAGCACGCCTTCCATCCAGGCGAACCCTTCGCCAATGCAGGCGCGCGGCCCGCCGCCAAAGGGAAAGTAGCTGAACTTCGGACGTTTTTCCTTTTCCTCCGGCGTCCAGCGTTCAGGGATGAAACGCTCCGGCGCCGGGTAGAAATCCGAGCGGCGCTGGACAACATACGGACTCATGAGAATCAGCGCGCGCGCCGGCAGGCGGTAGTTGCCCAGCGAAAAGGCTTCGAGGGCGCGCCGTCCGAAGACCCAGGCAGGCGGATACAGCCGCATGCTTTCGGCAAAGACCATTTCCGTGTACTTGAGCTTGCCATAATCGGCGGCCGTGGGCAGGCGTCCACCTAAGACGGCATCCACTTCGGTGTGCAGGCGGGCTTCGACTTCGGGATGCTGCGACAGCAGATACCACGTCCAGGTGAGGGCATTGGCCGTGGTTTCGTGGCCGGCAAGGAAGATGGTCATGGCTTCGTCGCGGAGCTGTTCATCGGTCATCCCCGTGCCGTCGCCTTCTTCGTCCTGGGCGATGAGCAGCATCGAAAGCAGGTCTCCCCGGTCTTCGCTGGTGCGGCGGCGTTCTTCGATGATGCGATAGACGGTTTCATCCAGCCGCGCCCGCGCCGCACGGAAGCGGTAGTTGAACGGCAGCGGGAGTTTTTCGATCAGCTCGAAGAAGGGCAGCGTCATGACAGCGGAAAACAGTTCGATGGTCGTCGTCAGCGCCGCGCCAATTTCGTCCATTTCGCTTTTGACTTCAGCATCGAACAACGTCTTGGCGACGACCCGCAGCGTCAGCCGCATCATTTCTTTGGCCATGTCATGTTGTTCGCCGGGCTGCCATT
This window of the Chloracidobacterium sp. N genome carries:
- a CDS encoding cytochrome P450, giving the protein MIAQLEAPRAARTLPGANIYRFRTDALRLLQGMYRRYGDIVQFRLGSERVFMVSNPDYIREILITNHKNFIKGRGLQRARKFLGNGLLTSEGEFHKRQRRLSQPAFHRERIALYARIMAQYAAEMRDEWQPGEQHDMAKEMMRLTLRVVAKTLFDAEVKSEMDEIGAALTTTIELFSAVMTLPFFELIEKLPLPFNYRFRAARARLDETVYRIIEERRRTSEDRGDLLSMLLIAQDEEGDGTGMTDEQLRDEAMTIFLAGHETTANALTWTWYLLSQHPEVEARLHTEVDAVLGGRLPTAADYGKLKYTEMVFAESMRLYPPAWVFGRRALEAFSLGNYRLPARALILMSPYVVQRRSDFYPAPERFIPERWTPEEKEKRPKFSYFPFGGGPRACIGEGFAWMEGVLILATLAQKWRLRLAPEARVVPEPLITLRPKYGMPMILEARA